The genomic DNA CTGGGCGACCTCGTGGGTGTTGTCCACGGTCGGCAGCCCCGTCCCGACGTCCAGGAACTGCCGGATGCCCGCCTCGGCGACCAGATGGCGGATGCTGCGGCGCAGGAAGGCGCGGCTGCTGCGGGCGATGGTCACGATGCCGGGGTACACGGCGCTGTAGGCGTCGCCGGCCGCCTCGTCCACCGCGTAGTTGTCCTTGCCGCCCAGCCAGTAGTTCCAGATCCGGGCCGAGTGCGGCACCGAGGTGTCGAACTCCGGCCGCGCCTGCGCGCCGGGAGCGGTCGTGTGGTCGGTCATGGGGCGGGGTCTCCTCGGCCGGGGCGATGACGGTGGTGACTGCGGTCGGCTTCCAACGTAGAGCCCAACGTCCGCCGCACGCAGGACAGTTCCTGGGGCCTGATGCCGCCGTTGTGATCCGGCGGTCGTGTTCATTGGGCCATGCGGGGCTCCGGAGACTTGTCGGCGTGACGTGGGTTTTCGGGTCTCGTTGAGTGACTGGCCCCCTGTTCCTGCCGAACGAGGAGAGCGGAGTGCGCGGACCGGCGGCGGCTCGGCAGAGGCCGTGGCGACGGGCAGTGATACGAACCCCGAGCAGCCCCGGGACCGACGTCGTCGACCCGGGGGGGGGCGAAAGGCCGACTCGGCCGCAGCGTCTCCTCACCGAAGCGACGGGTAGCCCCCCGGGGCCGCCCGAACCCCTCCCTCGGGCGGCCCGCCATCACATGGACATGGACGGACCATGACTTTTCGACCGGCCGGGCGTTACCCGCCCATGACGAGTGCTCCGGCCACGCGCGGCCGGAGCACTCGTCATGGCGGGTAACGCAGGCCCGACGGACACCGACAAGGAGAGCTGGCATGGGACAGCGAGGACGGCACGCGGCGCCCAGGGCAGGAATGCAGAGAGTCCGCCGGGTGGCGGCCGTGGTGCTTGCCGCCGGTGCACTGGCATCCGCCGGCACCAGTGCCGCGTTTGCCGACATGCTCGAAGACATCCCCCTGAGCGGTGAGCAGAACATCGACCAGGTCGGGGCGCAGAACCTGGCCTGCGGCAACTCCGCCCGGCTGGTCAGGCTCAACGTCGCGCAGATCGAGCACCGCGACCGCGTCTGCACCGATGACGACGGCCACACCGGCCACAACAGCGCCCACGCCGGCGGGGCCCGGGCCGAGGGGGGTACCACGCTGGGCCCGCAGGGCAACACCGCTCAGACGGGCAAGCAGAACCTCGCCTGCGGCAACTCCGCCGACCTGGTCACCGTCAACGTGACCGGGGACATGTACTGGGACACCACCTGCGTGGTCACCGACGACGGCCATCACCACCACGGCGGCCACCAGCAGGGTGCGCACGCCGAGGGGGCCCGGGCCGTGGGTGGCACCAGCGTGGGGCCGCAGGCCAACACCGCCCAGACCGGTCGGCAGAACCTCTACTGCGGCAACTCCGCCGACGCCCTCACCGTCAACGTGATGGGCACCATCAGCAAGCACACCACGTGCGCCGCCGCCGACCGCTCCTCCCACGGTTCCGGCGACACCGACCACGGTCGGGCCTCGGTCCTGCCCGGCCAGGCGGTCGGCCCGGAGGCCAACGCCGCCCAGAACGGCAACCAGAACCAGACCTGCGGCAACCCCGGTACCGGCGTGGACGTCCCCCTCGGCCGGACCACACGCCAGACCAGCTGCACCGTCCACGCAGGTGCCTGATCAACCCGTACCGGCTCCCTGAGCCACGCACCCTGGCGTACGCCGCTTTCCGCCACTTCGCCGCTGAGCCGAGGCGTGCGTCGAGGACCTCGGTCGGCAGGCGGAACTCGCCGTGTTATGGGGGTAATTCCACTACCGTCCGAGTTAATCCGGACAAGGACCCCGTGTCCGTCTTGTCCTTTCGGCGTTGCCTGGTGAGTGACGGCCGTCGTACGGGCCGTCGAGGAGATCAACTGAGCTGGGAGGCGTCGTGCGCGCGGGAAAAGCCAGGTGCGTAGCGGTTGCGGTGGCCGTCGTTGGCGGAGTGATGTCGGTGGCCTGCGGGCCGGCCGGTGCGGACACTCCTGGAGCCAGGGCGGAGGGAGGAAGCGGCACGGGGGATGTGTTTCAGACGAACGTCGCGCAGGAGGGGCGTCAGAACAACCACTGTTCCAACGTGACCGGTGACGAGACGGTGGATCTGACCGGCGGGCGGCTGCAGGGGCGCTGCGTGACCGAGGACGGCTCCTTCAATGGGTTCTCCAAGGTGCACACCGGTCCCGCCGACGCCAAGGGCGGGGGCGGGACCACCCGGCTCGCCCAGCAGAACGTCGCGCAGCGTGGCCGCCAGAACAACGACTGCGCCAGCCGGAACACGTTTTCGCTGACGGCGAGCGGTGACAAGATCCAAAGTAACTGTGCCGACGAAGACACCTCCGTCAGCGACCACACGTACTCCCAGGGGCGCGGGGCCTCCGCCGAGGGCCGCTCGGGCGGGAACTTCGACCAGCAGAACGTCGCCCAGGCAGGTCGGCAGAACAACATCTGCGACAGCCCCGACTATGTGTTCCCCGACCTGACGGGCAGCCGGTTCGACACCGACTGCACGAACAAGGACGCCTCGGTGAGCCGGCACACCTCGGACAAGAGCGGTGGCGCCCAGGCCCGTGGGGCACAGGCAGGCTCCTCCGAGGTGCAGGACATCGCCCAGGAAGGCCGGCAGAACAACTTCTGCGCCAACCCCAACTCCACGGACGCCGACCCGGTGTCGGACAGCCGTGTCGACGCCGACTGCGCGAACAAGGACGCCTCGCTGAGCGAGAAAACCCGGCACAAGGGCGGTGGCGCCCAGGCCAAGGGAGGAGCTCTGGCCCAGGAGCAGCAGAACATCGCCCAGGAAGGCCGGCAGAACAACAGCTGCGCCAACCCCAACGTCTCCACTCTCGACCTCAGCGGTGCGCGGACCGACACCGACTGCGTGAACAAGGACGTCTCCCGCACCAAGCACAGTCTGGTCAAGGGCGGCCCGGCCCGCGCCGAGGGCGGTTCCGGCGAAGACGTGTTCCAGCAGAACATCGCGCAGGAAGGCCGCCAGAACAACGCCTGCGACAACGCCAACGACTCGGACATCACCGCGACTGGTGGGCGGTCCAAGAACCGGTGCGCCACGGTCGATGGCTCCAAGAACCGCCACACCGTGGAGACCAGCCGTGGCGCCGCGGCCGTGGGAGGCTCCGGCGTTGCGGACCTGTCCCAGCAGAACATCGCGCAGTCCGGTCGGCAGAACAACGCCTGCGCCAACGCCAACGACTCGGACATCACCGCGACTGGTGGGCGGTCCAAGAACCGGTGCGCCACGGTCGATGGCTCCAAGAACCGCCACACCGTGGAGACCAGCCGTGGTGCCGAGGCCGTGGGAGGCCCCAGTGCGGCGGACCTGTCCCAGCAGAACATCGCCCAGGAAGGCCGGCAGAACAACGCCTGCGCCAACCACAACGGCCTGAACGCGGACGTCACCGGTGCCCGCCAGGACACGGCGTGCGTGACGGTGGACCGCTCCGTGAACGCGGGCACGAAGAAGTCCAGCGGCGGTGCGAGCGTTGAAGGCGGCTCCAGCGTGGCGGACCTGTTCCAGCAGAACATCGCCCAGGAAGGCCGGCAGAACAACGCCTGCGGCAACACCAACAACCTCACCCTCACCGCCAACGGCGGCAGCACTCAGAACCAGTGCGTCGCCGTCGACCGTTCCGTCAACATCGGGACGCAGGAGGACTGAACTCCTCGGTGAGCTCGCACGTCTGGGGCGGCACCGAGCCCTCGGGCAGGGTGGCCGTCCACCCGCCCGCGGACCCGGCGCCGCCCCAGACGTGTCCGCGCCCCCTCGCCAGGTCGCCGGTCGCCCACGGCCACTGAGGCACATCGCACCTGCTCGTCCAGGTGACTAGGCGACGCAGAACTCGTTGCCCTCCGGGTCCCGCATGATCCACCAGTGTCCCGCCGGTCCCTGGTCCACCTCGCGCAGACGGTCGGCGCCCAGGGACTCCAGACGCGCGACGAGTGCGTCCCGGCCGCCCGGTTCGGCGTGGACGTCCAGGTGCAGACGGTTCTTCACCGTCTTGGCCTCGGGGACGTCCTGGAAGAGGATGCGCCGGCCCTGGCCGATGCCGGTCGCCTTCTCGTGCGGGTCCTGCGGGTGGCGGATGGCCGCGAAGCCGCGGAAGACGCGGCGGCCGTCGTGCTCCGTGACCGCCGCCTCGGGGAGCCGGCCCGTCGCCAGCAGGCCGGCGATCAGGTCGCTGTTGTCCTCCACCTCGTACTCGAGGGCCGCCGCCCAGAAGTCCGCCAGGGAGAGGGCGTCCTGCGTGTCGATGACCAGTTTCCAATGGAGTGCTGTCATGTCATCGGTTATATCTCGTGTACGTCGACGCCTCGCCGTGCCGGGGAACGGCGGGCGCGGGCACGGGCCCTGGCATGGACCCGGGTGCCGGGCTCACGCCCCCGTCGGGTCCACCGTCGCCTGATGGGCCTCCGCGAGGTGTTCCTCCGCCTTCAGCCACGGCAGGAACTGCGCCCCCTGGCGCCAGCCGCATGTGCCACACCTGATCACGCGCTGCACCCCCGCCCGCTGGACGTGCACGATGTGCACGCGTCCGTGCTGGTCCCAGCGGCTGACCTTGCTCGTGTTGATCTGCGGCATGACGCCTCCAGCGTCCAGGAACACCTGTCTGCGATCCGGTCCGATGCCTGCCCGCACATCCGTCCGTACTGTCCGTCCGTACTGTCCGCGTGCGCTGCCCGTCCGCTCGCGCAGCAAGGAGTGTGCAGCATCGGAAAGATCAACGGGGTTAATTGCGCGGCGAGTTGACCGCCGTCACGGTGTGCTCATCGCCTGTTGCGCCGCGTCGTCCCGCGTGACGATGCGCCGCATCAGGCCGATCAGGGTGTCCCGTTCCGTCTCCGTCAGCGCGTCGAGGAACTCGGTCTGGGAGCGGCCGGCGAGCGCCTTCAGCTCGCCCAGCCGCTCCGTTCCCTCCGAGGTGAGGGCGACCCGCTGGCGGCGGCGGTCGCGCGGGTCGCGTTCACGGCGTACGAGCCGCTGCGTCTCGACCTGGTCGAGGTAACCGACCAGATGGCTGCGGTTGAGGCCGAGGCGGTCGGCCAGTTCGTGCTGGGGGAGCGGGCCGAAGTCGCCGAGCCCCACCAGTACCGCGAAGTGCGGGAGCCGCAGGTCGTACTCCTTGAGCGCCTCGACCAGCGCCCGGTGTCCGATCCGGGCGACATGGCCCGCGAGATAGGAGGGGAGTGCGAGGAGCGTGGGCGGGCGCAGGGGGGTGAAGTCTGCTTCTTCGGATTTCTCGGATTCTTCGGGCTTCACTGCCATGCCGTGACCCTACCCTCGACGTAATCGTGTCGTCATGTAATGATTTCGTGGCGACCCGACATGGGGCGGCTCGACCGCCCGATCCCGGCCGGCGCAAGGACCTCCCATGCCCGACTACGGTCACGACCTCCTCTTCGGCGCCGTCCTCACCCCCGACGCCCAGAACCCGCGCGCGGTGCTGGAGTCGGCGCGGCTCGCCGACCGCTCGGGACTCGACCTCGTCAGCGTCCCCGACCATCCGTACCGGCCGGACTTCCTGGACGCCTGGACCCTGTTGTCCGTCATCGCGGCGCACACCGAACGCGTACGGGTCTTCCCGAACGTCGCCAATCTGCCGCTGCGGCCCCCGGCCGGCCTCGCCCGCGCCGCCGCCGCGCTCGACGTCCTCAGCGGCGGCCGGGTGGAGCTGGGGCTCGGCGCCGGGGGTTACTGGGACGCCATCGCCGGTGAGGGACAGCCCCGGCGTACCCCCGGCGAGGCGGTCGAGGCGCTGGCCGAGGCGATCGACGTGATCCGCGCCCTGTGGGCGAGCGGGGGCGCCGGCGCGACCGTCGACGGAACGCACTACCGGCTCGACGGGGCCCGGCCCGGACCGCCCGCCGCGCATCCCCTCGGGATCTGGGTCGGCGCCCTGGGCCCCCGCATGCTCCGGCTCATCGGGCGCACCGCCGACGGATGGCTGCCCAGCGCCACCCGGGTGCCGCCCGCCGAACTCGCCGTGGGGCAGCGGATCGTGGACGAAGCGGCCATCGCCGCGGGACGGGATCCACGGGCGGTGCGTCGCCTCTACAACCTGCCGGGACCGGTACCGGCCGAGCCGCTCGCCGAACTCACCCCCGCGGTTCGCGCGGGAAGTCGTCCCGGAGGTGAGGGAGTTGGTGGCCCGAGGCCGCGCTAGCTGATCGAGCGCGGCAGACGCAGGCTCAGCGCCGTCGTCAGTGCCACCCCGGCCAGCTGGACCAGGAGCGTCGTCACCAGCGCGTCCCGCATGCCCCAGCCGGGCACCAGGGCCAGGAAGAGCGAGCCGAGCGTCGCCACGCCCAGCGCCAGCCCCGACTGCTGGGTGGTGATCATCACGCCGCCGCCCACGCCCGCCCGGGTCGGCGGCACCTCGGACAGGATGATCCGGAAGAGGACGGGCAGCTGGAGCGCCTGGCCCGCGCCCGCCACCGCCGCACCCGGCAGCAGCTCCAGCACGCCCAGGTCCGGCCAGGACCGCAGGGCGGCCAGGACGATCAGGGTCACCCCGACCGCCTGGATCAGGCCGCCCGCGGTCACCACCC from Streptomyces avermitilis MA-4680 = NBRC 14893 includes the following:
- a CDS encoding VOC family protein, producing MTALHWKLVIDTQDALSLADFWAAALEYEVEDNSDLIAGLLATGRLPEAAVTEHDGRRVFRGFAAIRHPQDPHEKATGIGQGRRILFQDVPEAKTVKNRLHLDVHAEPGGRDALVARLESLGADRLREVDQGPAGHWWIMRDPEGNEFCVA
- a CDS encoding MarR family winged helix-turn-helix transcriptional regulator, translated to MAVKPEESEKSEEADFTPLRPPTLLALPSYLAGHVARIGHRALVEALKEYDLRLPHFAVLVGLGDFGPLPQHELADRLGLNRSHLVGYLDQVETQRLVRRERDPRDRRRQRVALTSEGTERLGELKALAGRSQTEFLDALTETERDTLIGLMRRIVTRDDAAQQAMSTP
- a CDS encoding LLM class flavin-dependent oxidoreductase, coding for MPDYGHDLLFGAVLTPDAQNPRAVLESARLADRSGLDLVSVPDHPYRPDFLDAWTLLSVIAAHTERVRVFPNVANLPLRPPAGLARAAAALDVLSGGRVELGLGAGGYWDAIAGEGQPRRTPGEAVEALAEAIDVIRALWASGGAGATVDGTHYRLDGARPGPPAAHPLGIWVGALGPRMLRLIGRTADGWLPSATRVPPAELAVGQRIVDEAAIAAGRDPRAVRRLYNLPGPVPAEPLAELTPAVRAGSRPGGEGVGGPRPR